In Astyanax mexicanus isolate ESR-SI-001 chromosome 17, AstMex3_surface, whole genome shotgun sequence, a single window of DNA contains:
- the LOC107197812 gene encoding zinc finger protein 501: MMPNAGKENTHHCLHCGKSFKHQSTFKIHMRVHTGEKPYHCSVCGRSFNRLDHLNRHKHIHTGEKPHHCSDCGKRFSQLYHLKIHQHIHRGDKPYLCRECGKSFNKLSIFTLHTRIHTGERPHHCSDCGKSFRYSYTLKRHQRIHTGERPYHWSDCGKGFNKLSTLNEHQHIHTGERPHHCSDCGKGFNKLSALKEHQRIHTGERPYHCSDCGKSFRYSRVLKRHQCIHKEKSYHCSDCGKSFHQPYHLNRHKRLHTGEKPYHCSVCGKSFHQPYHLNRHKRVHTGEKPYYCSVCAKSFKQLNHFNRHTHVHTGEKPYHCSDCGKSFIQLYHLNQHKLIHTGEKPYHCSDCGKSFIQLHNLNRHALVHTGEKPYHCSDCGKSFKQLYYLKKHTLIHTGEKPYHCSVCGKSFIYSSRLKSHQIIHRKEELCRCSDCGKSFKYWSDLKKHWSIHPPKKSYHCSDCGKSFNQWSTTCVSKCSACYTSSVPLGVTLVPVYVVFLNTSGQA, encoded by the coding sequence ATGATGCCAAATGCAGGCAAGGAGAATACTCACCACTGTTTAcattgtggaaagagttttaaacaCCAGAGTACTTTCAAAATACACAtgcgcgttcacacaggagagaaaccgtatcactgctcagtctgCGGGAGGAGTTTTAATCGACTGGATCATCTCAACAGACacaagcacattcacacaggagagaaaccacatcactgctcagactgcgggaaacGTTTTAGTCAACTgtatcatctcaaaatacaccagcacattcacagaGGAGATAAACCCTATCTCTGCAgagaatgtgggaagagttttaataaacTGAGTATTTTTACCCTACAcacacgcattcacacaggagagagaccccatcactgctcagactgtgggaagagttttaggtATTCATATactctcaaaagacaccagcgcattcacacaggagagagacccTATCACTGGTCAGACTGTGGGAAAGGTTTTAATAAACTGAGTACTCTCAACGagcaccagcacattcacaccggagagagacctcatcactgctcagactgtgggaaaggTTTTAATAAACTGAGTGCTCTCAaggaacaccagcgcattcatacaggagagagaccttatcactgctcagactgtgggaagagttttagatATTCACGGGTTCTCAAAAGacaccagtgcattcacaaagAGAAatcgtatcactgctcagactgtgggaagagttttcaTCAACCGTATCATCTCAACAGACACAAACgccttcacacaggagagaaaccgtatcactgctcagtctgtgggaagagttttcaTCAACCGTATCATCTCAACAGACACAAACGCGTTCACacgggagagaaaccgtattactgctcagtcTGTGCGAAGAGTTTTAAACAACTGAATCATttcaacagacacacacacgttcacacaggagagaaaccgtatcactgctcagactgtgggaagagttttattcaaCTGTATCATCTCAACCAACACAaactcattcacacaggagagaaaccgtatcactgctcagactgcggaaAGAGTTTTATTCAACTGCATAATCTCAACAGACACGCActcgttcacacaggagagaaaccgtatcactgctcagactgtgggaagagttttaaacaACTGTACTATctcaaaaaacacacactcattcacacaggagagaaaccgtatcactgctcagtctgtgggaagagttttatatATTCGAGTAGGCTCAAAAGTCACCAGATCATTCACAGAAAAGAGGAACTCTGtcgctgctcagactgtgggaagagtttcaaaTACTGGAGTGATCTCAAAAAGCACTGGAGCATTCACCCACCAAAGAAATcgtaccactgctcagactgtgggaagagttttaatcagtgGAGTACTACTTGTGTTTCCAAGTGTAGTGCCTGCTATACCTCATCTGTACCACTTGGTGTCACACTTGTACCAGTGTATGTAGTCTTTTTAAATACGTCAGGACAAGCCTGA